One Williamsia phyllosphaerae genomic window, CTGAACACCCGGGTCTGGCTGGGGTCGCAGGTGGTGGTCAGTCGTCTCGACGACGAGGCCAACCTGGTGCCGTGGTTACGGGCCGCCGACCGCTACGGCGGCAAGGTCGTCTGGGCCGAGGTGGACATCGAGAACGGCGCGCTGCCGCCGTGGCAGTACGGCGATCTGATCGTCGACGCGACCAGCGTCGTGGCGATGACCCTCGCCTCGTCGACCCTCGGGACCGTCACCGACGTACGCGCGGTCGCCGAGGTGATCCACGCGGTCGACGGGTTGCTGGTGGTCGACGCGACCAACGCGGCGCCGTACATGTCCCTCGACATCGACGAACTGCAGGCCGACGTCATGGTGGTCTCCGCCGAACGCTGGGGCGGACCGCAGACGGCCGCACTGGTGTTCCGCGATCCCGACTATCTCTCGCGGGTACGTCCGGTGAGCCTGTCCCCGAACGCCGAGGGGCCGGAACGACTCGAGGTCGAGGGACATCAGTACGCCATGCTCGCGGGCCTGGTGGCGTCGGTCGAACACCTCGCGTCCCTCGACGAGGCCGCCGAGGGCACCCGTCGCGAGCGCCTGGTGACGTCGATGACGAGCCTGTCGCACTACCTGCAGAGGTTGCTGTCCTACCTGATCAACTCGCTCGACCAGCTCAACACGGTCCGTGTCCTGGGTACCGCCGACGCCCGCGTGCCGACGGTCAGCTTCACCGTCGCCGGGGTCACCGCCGACAAGGTGGTGCGACGTCTCGCCGACAACGGCATCTGCGCGTTGGCGGACGTGTCCAATCGTGCGTTGAGCGGGATCGGGGTCGACGACGTCGGCGGAGCGGTCACCATCGGCCTCGGTCAGTACTCCACGCCGTACGAGGTCGACCAGCTCGTGCGGTGCCTCGGTTCCCTCGGCTGACCGCCTACCGTGCCGTAACGACCCGCCGAACGTGCCGTAACCACGCACCGACCGTGCCGTAACCACGCACCGAACGGGCCGAGACGGCGCCGGATCAGAGCGTGAGCAGGACCTTGCCGATCGCCGCGCTATCCTCGAGGTGCTGGTGCGCCTGGCGGGCCTGCTCGAGCGGGTAGGTGCGGTCGATGATCGGCCGGACGCGGCCGGCCTCGACCAAGGGCCAGGTGTGGTCCCGGACCCCGGCGATGACCGCCGACTTCCCGATGGGGCCGTCGACCGGCCGTCCCCGCAGGTTGGTGGCCATCACCGAGCCGCGCTTCTTGAGCAACGCGCCGATGTTCAGCTCCGCGCTGGCACCGCCCTGCATCCCGATGATGACCAGACGTCCACTGTCGGCGAGCGCGGAGACGTTGCGCTCCAGATATTTCGCTCCCATGATGTCGAGGATCACGTCGGCCCCGCCCAGGTCACCGACCACGTCGACGAAGTCCTGGTCGTTGTAATCGATGGTCGTGGTGGCCCCGAGGTCGGCGCAGAAGTCGAGCTTGCGCTTCGAGCCCGCGGTCACCGCGATTCGTGCTCCGAGCGCGTGTGTGAGCTGGATGGCGTGGGTGCCGATGCCGCTGGCGCCGCCGTGCAGCAGCACCAGTTCGTCGGGCTGGAGACCGGCGGCCATGAACAGGTTCGAGTAGACCGTCGCCGCGACCTCGGGCAGTCCCGCGGCCTCGACGAGGTCGACCCCCTTCGGCTTGGGCAGGACCTGGCCTGCGGGAGTGGCGACGTACTCCGCGTATCCGCCGCCTGCCAGCAGCGCACAGACCTCGTCACCGACGGTGAAGCCCTCGACGCCATCGCCCAGTTCGGCGATGGTCCCCGACACCTCCATCCCCAGGATCTCGCTCGCACCGGGCGGCGGTGGGTAGAGGCCCTGGCGTTGCATCAGGTCGGCGCGGTTCACGCCGGCCGCGGCCACCGCGATGAGTACCTCGCCGGCTGCCGGCCTCGGCCGCTCGGCGTGATCGGTCTCGAGCGTGGCCGACGAACCCGACCCCTGGATGTTGATGATGCGCATGGAAGTCACCCGTCCATCTCTACCCGCGTAGTCGCACCGAAGAAACGCACGGGCGGAATCGTGCGATGTGACGTGCACAACGTGTGCATTCGGTCGTTCGCACGACTGCCGAATGGACGCTTGTCCACGTAGGGTTTGTGAACACCGGTTCGGGCCGGTCGGGGAGTGCAGGGAGTTCTGTGGTGAGTGTGAACGGTCAGCCTGTCGGCTCCGTCGAGGGTTCCTCGGAGTCGGACACGTCGGTCGCGGACTGGCTCTCCGCGACCGAGCAGGCGGCATGGCGGTCGTTCGTCGACGGCTCCCACGAACTCATCGGAGCCCTCGACCGCGCTCTCAACGCTGACGCCGGCCTCAGCTTCGAGGAGTACCGGATCCTGGTGATTCTGTCGGAGAACGACACCCTGCGGATGTCGGACCTCTCACGCGGCGGGCTGGCCTCGCGTAGCACGGTGTCGAGACAGGTGTCGCGGCTCGTCGAGCGTGGCGACGTCGAGCGTCTCCCGGATGTCAACGACGCCCGCAACCGCCTGGTCCGTATCAGCGAGCTCGGCCGCGAGCGCCTGCACGAGGCCGCGAAAGACCATGTGCGCCTTGTCCGTCGGTACATGTTCGATCATCTGGCGCCGGAGCAGGTGGTCGAGATGACCCGCATCCTCACCACGGTCCGAAACACCATCGACGAGCCTGACGTACGCTGATCCCGCTGGGAAGTGTGGCAGAGCGGCCGAATGCACTCGCCTTGAAAGCGAGCGTGGGTGAAACCACCGGGGGTTCAAATCCCTCCACTTCCGCCATGACCGCCTTACTTGAACCCGAGGGGCTCTGACCCCAAGGGAGTGCGAGTAGCCAGTCAAAGTGGTACAACGCCCTGTGTCTGCGTAGCGGTTTCATTACGTCGGCGTGGGCTGCTGTTTCCGTCTACGAAAGACGACTGCGTGCCCGCGGATGCTGATACTGCCTCAAGTATTCCTCGGACCGGTTTGGGGCGATGCCGTCCTGGCACGAGTCAAGCCGCGTACGGTGCCGGCGCTGTGAAGTTGTGAGAAGAAACTGCGTGACCTGGGGTCGAGTGCTTCGATATCGCGGGCCAGTGTCGTAGCCTGGAGCAAGATTCAGCTCAACTGATTCGGCGTCTTAAGGCATGGGTCAAAACTTGCAGAGTGCTGCCGACGGGCTAAGCAGTCACGTTCCATGCGCGAATCGACTCAGGCTGTTGGTAATAGCTATCACGCGGTGAAACCGAAACCGGGGAACCCCCCGCTACCCGTCTCCAGGTAGTACATAATCTGATTCTTTCTATCGTGGATGGGTGTAGCGAGATATCTCTCACTGATCCGGATAGCCATCTGATTTTGAACAGCACTGAAACCGGGAACTGCTTCCACTAAGCTGGCCACGGTGTTACCTACGATGTATGCCGGAAGCAGAACGCTGCCAACTGATTTTGTTTCGACCTCCTCGCGGAGATCTGATGTATGCGCGAGTCTCAGCGTGAAGCCTTCGATCATTGAACTCATTATTGCTGGTATCAGCCGATAATTTCCCTCGTACTCTTTGCGGAGTCTAATGCCAAACGTCTGAAAGACAAACGAGACAAAAACAGATATCCGACCTAGTACAACAGACTCATTGTCTTCGAGTTCATCTAAAGCCTCCCGGGAAACCTGCTCGTCGGACGAATATAACAGTGATGTAAAACTCACATAGCTTCGCCATTCGACACTGTCGCTTATGCGGCGGATATCTCGATCAACGCCCACCATGACGCTGTCGCGAAGAAGGTCCAGCCTCCCCTCTTCCGACTCAAGCTCGTTCTTGCGAGTAGCTACAAGATTGAAAGCCGCATCGACCGACTCATCCGAGAGGACCGCGGATCTGATCCAACTAGTCCGCGCCAGTTCTAAAATTAAATCACGAGTAAACTCTTTCTTGCTGTCCCATCGGCGATAGGCGGTGCTGCGGGAAACCCGTGCCGCTCGGATCGTGTCTTCGAAACCCTGTTGGGTTAGTCCTACTTCCAGTCCAGCGTCGTGGACTGCGTCGACCGCGGCTTTGATGATGACGTCGGAAGGTTTGTCCGGTTGCGCCCGTCCTGCGTGTCGATCGCCACCCCTTCCAGTGTTGTGCTGTCCGGGTTTTTCACTCTTCGCCATGTTCTGACAACTCCTGTCCTGACACATCTGATCTCAAGTGATCGGACCGAACGCTTGACCGACGCATCTCACTGGATCAGACTAGGGCAGACAAGGCATGCGCAACAGTGGCTGTCCGTCGGACGGAAGCTGTGGTCCGCAGGCCGCCAGCAGAGACAGGGGGCGGGGTCATGACCGACCGTCAATGCACGATCGTGGTTCACGGCACCGGAGGCCTGCCTTTAGGTCTACTTTGTCGCCAACTCGGAGAGGCCAGCCACCCATACACCCTCGTTGGTCGGCTGAACCCAGATGATGAGAGACGCCGTGCCGTAGTAAAGGCGCTTCGAGGATGCGGCGGATTCCTCTCAGGGGAGCATGTTGAGTCGGCACAGTACGTGAGCGTCCCGCGGATGATCGTCACAGGCGACGGGGACGGCGAACAGCAACTCGCAGCACTGTTGCGCCAGCCTGGCGATGTCCTGTACTTGCACTCAGTTCGCCAGGGTCAAGCAGGGATTGTTGAAGGTGTCGTGGCCGCCATTGCTGATCGACGCAGGATGTTGGTTCCGGGAGTCCTGTACTTGATGCCGTGTGAAAACACAGTTGCGTATGAAATTTCCAGGCTGGAATCTCGACTGCGTGGTCCAGGGTTCACGTATATGCCTGCGATGGTTGACCGGATTTGTTCTAACGTCGGCATCACGCGGGCCGGAACGCCGTTCGTAACCGCAGAGGAAGAGTACGAGTGGGCGGCCCAGATCGACGAGACCGGTGGCGACGCGCACGACGCCATCA contains:
- a CDS encoding NAD(P)H-quinone oxidoreductase — encoded protein: MRIINIQGSGSSATLETDHAERPRPAAGEVLIAVAAAGVNRADLMQRQGLYPPPPGASEILGMEVSGTIAELGDGVEGFTVGDEVCALLAGGGYAEYVATPAGQVLPKPKGVDLVEAAGLPEVAATVYSNLFMAAGLQPDELVLLHGGASGIGTHAIQLTHALGARIAVTAGSKRKLDFCADLGATTTIDYNDQDFVDVVGDLGGADVILDIMGAKYLERNVSALADSGRLVIIGMQGGASAELNIGALLKKRGSVMATNLRGRPVDGPIGKSAVIAGVRDHTWPLVEAGRVRPIIDRTYPLEQARQAHQHLEDSAAIGKVLLTL
- a CDS encoding MarR family winged helix-turn-helix transcriptional regulator — encoded protein: MSVNGQPVGSVEGSSESDTSVADWLSATEQAAWRSFVDGSHELIGALDRALNADAGLSFEEYRILVILSENDTLRMSDLSRGGLASRSTVSRQVSRLVERGDVERLPDVNDARNRLVRISELGRERLHEAAKDHVRLVRRYMFDHLAPEQVVEMTRILTTVRNTIDEPDVR
- a CDS encoding cysteine desulfurase-like protein: MTYDVARVRGLFPSLGDGWIHLDPQVGMQIPDSVASTVSKAFRALVSGPGGVYPAARQSRAIVDAARLAVADLVGGDPRGVVLGPSRGLLLNILAEALNTRVWLGSQVVVSRLDDEANLVPWLRAADRYGGKVVWAEVDIENGALPPWQYGDLIVDATSVVAMTLASSTLGTVTDVRAVAEVIHAVDGLLVVDATNAAPYMSLDIDELQADVMVVSAERWGGPQTAALVFRDPDYLSRVRPVSLSPNAEGPERLEVEGHQYAMLAGLVASVEHLASLDEAAEGTRRERLVTSMTSLSHYLQRLLSYLINSLDQLNTVRVLGTADARVPTVSFTVAGVTADKVVRRLADNGICALADVSNRALSGIGVDDVGGAVTIGLGQYSTPYEVDQLVRCLGSLG